CGACGTTTGTACACTTTGAATAATGGTAGAAAAAACACTACCTCGTACATCAAAGTGCCTAATCTGCATATTTGCTTAACTTTAAAGCAAAAACCGAGCGGTTTATTTATCGAGTATGTTGTGCGCGTAAACGACAAACAGTATGAATCGACCCTTGAACTTGACCACGTTGTTTACTTACTGATTAACGCCGACCAATCTAAAGAAGGAAGCTAGAAATCTCAAGAGGCTCCCCCCTCCTCTCTCAGCGGGCACTGGATAGCTGAAGAGCTCCGCCCCCCTCGAGCACGAGTGAAAGTATCACCCAGTATAACGGGATAATATTGAAATAGCAGTGTATTTGCCGATTGTTTGCGGTGATTGACTGTTGGGATATGTGACAACTATTGCTGTACTATTGCTGGCTTCTGTTGTCCGGACCTTGCCTGTTCCCACCGCTGACTGTTTTGTGCTTCCAACCGTATATGGAGAAAAACATTGATCAAAACTGAATACTGTCTACCTACCGAACATGTGCTTCTGATTGAATCCTATTGAACTACGAAAGAGTTGAACAGGGAACTAAGTTTTTTGTGAATGAAAGCCGACAACGAACTTACTACTGTAAATTTCTGTGGCTCTACTATGATCCATCCAAACCCTCAGCATTCTGCTTTAGTTAATGCAATGACGTCACTGTACGGACCTCACATGCACCCCTCCATCTCCCCACCGGAGGCCGCACCCTCACAGACTAACACCTCACCCACGGGATCATCCTCATCGTTCCGTATAGATGACATTTTAAGAACATCGCCAAATTCTTCATCGAGTGCTTCCAATTCTTTCAGTGGACTTGCAAAACCGACCCCCATAAACCCGGCGGCCCTGCACGCCTCTGGGGTGCTGACCGCCCCCTCCCTGTACAAACCGATGTCGATGTACGACCACCCTATGCTCCCCCAGTCCCCCTATCTCCCTTCCCATATGTCTTATACCAACGCTTTCATGAGCCACATGTACCCTATGCCATACATGAGACCAGAATATGCACTCCTAGACAGACATCATGCATTTTCAAaaggtatttattttatttttatgttgttttttttttttattttcccatGGTTGCgtttgaatgatttttattttctgtttaaatcttttttgaaaaaaaaaatgcattttaaaacattaatgttaACCAAACTAAAAAAACCTTAAGTTCTCATTTCCTATTTTggcttatttatttttttaatatgctttTTACAATAGTATATaacataaaatcatttttaaacgGGTAATTATTGACAATGATATTCAACAATCATTTGAGATCAgctaaaaatatgaatgtttaataatttatgaaaaaaagatatacatacatatttaaaaagatggaaagaaaaatatttctggTCATTGGTCTTAATTTTTTAGTAAACTTGTAGAATTCTAAAAAGAAATTGCCTTACTTGAACCTGATTTACTATTGATTCCAAACTTAGAAAAtactaattatttttcaaaatattttaaccgAAGAAAAATATCGTACATTGGTGACAAGAAAGGCTACATGAGTTGCATGTAAATGCTTAATTACACGTGTTTCACATTAATTAATGGTGAATAGGATGGGTGTTTTTGGTTTATGTCATTCCAAATCCGTTTAAGGATAACAGCATTTAACTTCAACGATCTCCTCCGAACcaccaaaacaaataaaaccaaTTAGGGCGAATAAATAGAGTACCGTACCCGTCCAACGGAAGCTTAAGAACGAGTGGTCCTGATCCCGTTAAATAAAGCCGCCGTATATCTGCCTTAAGAAGGAAATCTAACAGTATTAGGAAATCATGAACGAACCTCAATTCATTATGCCGATCTAATTAGCATCTTCCTGTCCTTTTTATAGATGTCCATTCATAAAACCATGTCTCACTTCAATCTGTAGAGGGAAGAAACCttgaaataataatatattgtacCGCCCCATcgtttcatataaaaaaaaaaacccaaaatatattaatcaattaGATAAATGCACTCCTAATGTgccaaaaaattattattctcGAGTAAATCTTATTAAAAAGTACTTTATGCtgtcaatttcattttcataagcACCGTCCATGCTTTTTATATAGCAATCGTATATcatgttaatttacatttttatattgtaaaaatataacaatattagaattaagaaattttttcacatgtaaacatgttaattcttttaaagattttgtagTAGTAATGTGACAAAAAGCAATACAAACTGAACTTGATTGGCGAATTTAAAGGCAACAACTTAAACAACAACTCAAAGTGcaacaagaaaataaaaactcaGAAAATGTCCAAATCATTATTTAATACAGAATACGTTGCTTCCTATGAGGGCGAGATTGTCGTGGCAATTTTGGACGTTATCAATTTGCTTATATcaaaaagagctctatataaaaatatatgaaacatcaaattttaaagctaaaatattagGATTTTCTCTTTTCTAAGCAATACTTAATGGCCAAAAATACAATgtcaaaaattttaagataGATCAGTTggccatccagcctccttaaggaAGTTACCATACAGGTCACTGACAGATGTCCGATTTTTAAAGTCTCTTTACGTGAGTAAATATATGGTCAACTTGAATTTTATCTttcaattataaagaaaatccTGAATGGCCAGCTACTAAGTCCAGCATACGGTCTGCAGACCCCTATATATACAGGGTAACAGATAGCTAGCAAAAAGAGTACCTCATAATGATTCGCGAATTGGACTCAAAATATAAGTTCAAGAGACCCAGGTCGAGAGAAGGTATAGATAATCAGTAAAAGATGTGTAAAAGCAAATAATACTAATGCCTTGATCAGAAGAATTAGAGCTATGTGTCGCCAAACCGAAAATATCTGAGGATCTAGCGCCGATATACGGGCTCTGAGTTAATCCCGAATCTGATAGAAGACTGCAAATTATAGAAAAGACATCATGCAGACTTGATTTCCACCTGAACAGACAATCATATCTCGCGGAGAGTGTGCCCAGTAGCACCGGTGGGCGTCAGCAATATTGAGGGAGGAATTAGAGACGCAGGGCAGGAGTCAACAATATGGACTGTATTTATCcccaaaatttgattttctttagcAATTATCTGCAAATTATATATGAACAACCAGTTTCCCTTACACAAAATGTACGTTGGAATAAGATGGTGTTCTTGTACAAAACTATAACTGTGTGGATCTTATTAGTCCTAGTAGAACTAACCGTCAAAGGAAACTACGTATTGCGTGCATAATAGCACAACTATAACACGGGCCAGAACTGCTCAGCACGCGCATTCATTCTAAGTCATATCATGTTTAACATTTTGCAAACACTGATATATCAACcctaatttattttaattctcaCGCGGCTCCCTAAAACGCCTATAATAAAAACTCTCTGTCGTTATTTAAGCGAACttcatcaaaaattgaaaatctttaaaaatcagttttaaactatatgaaatacaaattcactgaaaaaaaatagaagGAAGTTGCTTCTATGAAACCACAAGAAACAAACGCACTTACAAAATTCTCCTCTTTCATTATCGAGAGCATAAAAAGCGATCAAGTGGCGAAATAATTAAGGACAATTACTATTTCAATTGTCCTAAACGACTTGTCTGCCGAATTTGAAGGGTCTTCCTGATGAAAGACGGTGAACCATTTGTTTCCAATTAGATTCAAGTGCCTTCTCCATGTCGTCAGAATTTATGTAACAATTTAAGAATGGAATAAAATTGacacaaaatataaattcaGTCAACAGTAATAATATTCgctataattcattttaaaggtTTACCTACTAGCAGGTACTCCAATAATGAACgggaaatttcaaaattaatttataaatgtaatttcCTAAATGGCACAAGCTATAATAATCCTAATCTTAAAAACAAcggaaaaaattaattaaatcgaAACAAGGCAATGCAAAATACGAaataaataccaacaaatttttgacttgtaaaaaattgaattaaaaaaaattaattattattttttggtcGGGTAGAGTACTACTCGATAGAAAATCTGAGTGAAAGCCGGGCCTTGACATCCGCTAGGTGGCAGTGTCTTCCGTCTAGGAACTACATTTACCGGGTGCCGCTAAGGCGATTAAACGATAAAGATATCTTACTAATCGATTTAAAACGAGGGATGGTGATAGTCCACGGGGTGTGTAGAATATTAACCACTGAAAGGATTACACAGCAGAGCTAACGcacttaatatacatgtattatttccCATATCAATATTTGAAGAACGGGGTTCCCTCTAGTCtgcatgttattttttttctaagcaaaaaattaattaatcgTATGTATATTATTAAGATGATGCACATTATTAAGATGATGAACGTCTTTAATTGTTTGtaaaaatgactttttcaaTTCATAATCAACTTGTTACAACTTcgttttttacataataaagaaataaatcaaCTCTtcgtccaaaaaaaaaaatcacaaaatcttAAAAAG
This is a stretch of genomic DNA from Crassostrea angulata isolate pt1a10 chromosome 4, ASM2561291v2, whole genome shotgun sequence. It encodes these proteins:
- the LOC128181652 gene encoding hematopoietically-expressed homeobox protein HHEX homolog isoform X2, whose amino-acid sequence is MKADNELTTVNFCGSTMIHPNPQHSALVNAMTSLYGPHMHPSISPPEAAPSQTNTSPTGSSSSFRIDDILRTSPNSSSSASNSFSGLAKPTPINPAALHASGVLTAPSLYKPMSMYDHPMLPQSPYLPSHMSYTNAFMSHMYPMPYMRPEYALLDRHHAFSKVPKPFLWNHFMQRPLHKRKGGQVRFSNDQTVELEKKFESHKYLSPPERKRLAKTLQLTERQVKTWFQNRRAKWRRLKQESPTGEKQGESAEDKTGSDVAEDSEERNRCTTDEEDFDMEDSDDEIDVENETTEK
- the LOC128181652 gene encoding hematopoietically-expressed homeobox protein HHEX homolog isoform X1, which produces MKADNELTTVNFCGSTMIHPNPQHSALVNAMTSLYGPHMHPSISPPEAAPSQTNTSPTGSSSSFRIDDILRTSPNSSSSASNSFSGLAKPTPINPAALHASGVLTAPSLYKPMSMYDHPMLPQSPYLPSHMSYTNAFMSHMYPMPYMRPEYALLDRHHAFSKVVPKPFLWNHFMQRPLHKRKGGQVRFSNDQTVELEKKFESHKYLSPPERKRLAKTLQLTERQVKTWFQNRRAKWRRLKQESPTGEKQGESAEDKTGSDVAEDSEERNRCTTDEEDFDMEDSDDEIDVENETTEK